The Chryseolinea soli genome contains a region encoding:
- a CDS encoding outer membrane beta-barrel protein, with amino-acid sequence MKLFFALVLSFISLGLYAQDFKKGFIVTLENDTVPGLLSYREGSKAHRVCSFKASPEQEVVKYEPTQLVGYGFVNDTYFSSKFAETKDSTSQQVFLELLVKGRVSLYKYDYFFFMEKEGDDHLHKIIRRDMAFERNGLVYKQKSTTYIGVVKTLLNDCQELKGEMENIGFNEQSLARLVEKYNRCMGASLAVPKAQKRWFKGGIGLVAGVVQSRLHMTSEFGWNEYLAGTYPVSTAPVVGATFSMSSPRINERLAVLVEARFLKSSYVLHKETVSVVTTQRGNSSIDISQLHIPVGIRYTFTSQKVAPFFDVGFSTGFFLNKKATTQRELQYPNTSPQVFPEEDLPLKSRQSGLWGGIGMVFSIHPHWNSFVELRYEKAGAIVDPDVRDKDRIGSHVNSLQLTIGLRTK; translated from the coding sequence ATGAAATTGTTTTTCGCGCTCGTGCTGAGCTTCATTTCCCTGGGGCTGTATGCCCAGGATTTTAAAAAAGGATTTATTGTAACGCTGGAAAATGATACTGTCCCTGGACTGTTAAGCTACCGGGAGGGTTCTAAAGCCCATCGGGTTTGCAGTTTCAAGGCATCGCCCGAGCAGGAGGTTGTGAAATACGAACCCACGCAACTCGTTGGATATGGCTTTGTGAACGACACCTATTTTTCGTCAAAGTTCGCGGAAACAAAAGACAGCACGTCGCAGCAGGTCTTTCTGGAGTTGCTGGTCAAGGGTCGGGTGTCGCTCTATAAATATGACTATTTCTTTTTCATGGAGAAAGAAGGCGATGACCACCTTCACAAAATCATCCGCCGCGACATGGCCTTCGAACGTAATGGCCTCGTGTATAAACAGAAGTCGACAACGTATATCGGTGTGGTGAAGACATTATTGAACGATTGCCAGGAACTCAAGGGGGAAATGGAAAATATAGGATTCAATGAACAATCGCTTGCCCGCCTGGTGGAAAAATATAATCGCTGCATGGGCGCATCGCTGGCGGTGCCCAAAGCGCAAAAACGTTGGTTTAAGGGAGGCATCGGTCTAGTGGCGGGTGTTGTTCAGTCACGGCTGCACATGACGTCGGAGTTTGGATGGAACGAATATTTGGCGGGCACGTATCCGGTCTCAACGGCACCGGTGGTAGGAGCTACATTCTCGATGTCGTCACCGCGTATAAACGAACGGCTCGCGGTGTTGGTGGAGGCGCGATTTTTGAAATCTTCCTACGTCTTGCATAAGGAGACTGTATCGGTCGTGACCACGCAACGCGGCAACTCCTCGATCGATATTTCTCAGCTTCACATCCCCGTGGGGATTCGTTACACATTTACCAGTCAAAAGGTCGCTCCGTTTTTCGATGTCGGTTTTTCAACCGGTTTTTTTCTGAACAAGAAGGCGACAACACAGCGTGAGCTGCAGTATCCAAACACGAGCCCACAGGTATTTCCGGAAGAAGACTTGCCCCTCAAAAGCCGTCAGTCGGGTCTGTGGGGCGGCATTGGGATGGTTTTTTCTATCCATCCACACTGGAACAGTTTTGTAGAACTCCGCTACGAGAAGGCCGGCGCCATCGTAGATCCAGATGTCAGAGATAAGGACAGGATAGGATCACACGTGAACAGCTTGCAGTTGACGATTGGTTTGAGAACAAAATAA
- a CDS encoding bifunctional helix-turn-helix transcriptional regulator/GNAT family N-acetyltransferase, translating into MDFYNKTGKMAIGSRLRLLTDKVTTDAAQIYKLYDVELLPKWFPVFYCLCSEDSTITEIAQQIGHSHPSVSKIVSEMLRKGIVSEKKDKADKRRNVISLSKKGKIMAAKIQDQYKDVNEAIEEMLTQTTNDLWKAIEEWEILLDQKNLLRRVQEKKKIRESKKVKIVDYTPAYAKAFQALNKEWISTYFKMEAADFKSLENPKGYILDKGGAILVALYEGEPVGVCALIKMNHPEYSYELAKMAVSPKAQGKNIGLLLGKAILKKAKALGGSSVYLESNTILKPAISLYYKLGFQKTFGEPSPYERCNIQMAVKLK; encoded by the coding sequence ATGGATTTCTACAACAAAACAGGCAAAATGGCGATCGGCAGCCGGTTGAGGCTGCTCACCGACAAGGTCACCACCGACGCGGCACAGATCTATAAACTGTATGATGTGGAGTTGCTGCCCAAATGGTTTCCGGTGTTCTACTGCTTGTGCAGCGAAGATTCCACCATCACCGAGATCGCGCAACAGATCGGCCACTCTCATCCGTCTGTGAGCAAGATCGTGAGCGAAATGCTGCGGAAGGGGATCGTGTCCGAGAAAAAGGACAAGGCCGACAAACGCCGGAACGTGATCAGTCTCTCCAAAAAGGGAAAGATCATGGCGGCGAAAATTCAGGATCAGTATAAAGATGTGAACGAGGCCATCGAAGAAATGCTGACCCAAACAACCAACGATCTCTGGAAGGCCATCGAGGAATGGGAAATTCTTTTGGACCAGAAGAACCTGTTGCGCCGCGTGCAGGAAAAAAAGAAGATCCGCGAAAGTAAAAAAGTTAAGATCGTTGACTATACACCGGCTTACGCGAAGGCTTTTCAGGCGCTAAACAAGGAGTGGATCTCAACCTATTTCAAGATGGAAGCCGCTGATTTCAAATCGCTCGAAAATCCGAAAGGCTACATTCTCGATAAAGGAGGCGCCATTTTAGTGGCGCTGTACGAGGGTGAACCCGTTGGTGTTTGTGCCCTCATCAAAATGAACCATCCGGAATATAGCTACGAACTGGCCAAGATGGCGGTTTCTCCAAAAGCACAGGGAAAGAACATCGGCCTCCTGCTGGGCAAAGCCATCCTGAAAAAAGCAAAGGCGTTGGGCGGATCGTCTGTATATTTGGAAAGCAATACCATCCTCAAGCCGGCCATCAGCTTATACTATAAACTCGGCTTTCAGAAAACATTTGGAGAGCCAAGCCCTTATGAACGCTGCAATATTCAAATGGCTGTGAAATTGAAATAG
- a CDS encoding prolyl oligopeptidase family serine peptidase encodes MKRNFYYRGIFFTALLIAAILLQDVLRFQLGDQITRLESFIPWLLIFGVNAAIGSFFILKYYHAKHYTVAFVTATLAAIAALGYLIVNYAIIVSPAQFVSYGAPAFFLVFLTSIVSAASLVFSATRKNPWLLSAGWLMLILVVMIGATILWYNSSQDVPLRATLQKVGLWISFAYDLIPLLYILNFRSELRTLPPENSDWQPEKTSDGVWAIAGTFAFIFTCVFGFVLANETQGKLAWEKQLALKAKEWAILFESRTFVDQRGDTLHYQLLKPLDVDPQKKYPLVVCLPYGGGVEGCPPAQVLLTDPYRKKYPAFLFVPYCRPGSGWGGVPRYPTVDTLVFDALHALEDEFKTIDENRRYVTGVSRGGYGSWHFICTRPDLFAAAIPVCGGEDPNLAANAVDVSVWAFHGEKDRNVLVQQSRDMVAAIKQAGGHPRYTEFPDAGHDIWDRVNNTSGLWNWLFEQRRDSLAVRD; translated from the coding sequence ATGAAACGAAATTTTTATTACCGGGGCATCTTTTTTACCGCCTTGTTGATCGCTGCGATCCTCTTGCAGGATGTTCTTCGGTTTCAGTTGGGGGATCAAATTACGCGGCTGGAGTCATTCATTCCATGGCTTCTGATCTTCGGTGTGAACGCCGCCATCGGTTCGTTTTTTATTTTAAAGTATTATCATGCCAAGCACTACACGGTTGCGTTCGTCACGGCAACACTTGCTGCGATCGCAGCGCTGGGTTATCTGATCGTGAACTATGCTATTATCGTGTCGCCTGCCCAGTTCGTGTCATATGGTGCACCCGCGTTCTTTCTTGTCTTTCTGACATCGATCGTTTCTGCTGCGAGCCTGGTGTTTTCGGCTACCCGCAAAAATCCATGGCTCCTGTCCGCCGGATGGCTCATGCTCATCCTCGTGGTTATGATCGGAGCAACCATTCTTTGGTACAATTCTTCACAGGACGTTCCGTTGAGGGCGACGTTGCAGAAGGTTGGCCTGTGGATATCCTTTGCTTATGATTTGATCCCGCTACTCTACATCCTGAATTTCCGGAGTGAACTTCGGACGCTGCCTCCCGAAAATTCCGACTGGCAACCGGAAAAAACATCGGATGGCGTATGGGCCATCGCGGGCACATTTGCCTTTATATTCACCTGTGTGTTTGGATTTGTGCTGGCCAATGAAACGCAGGGGAAACTGGCATGGGAAAAACAACTTGCCCTAAAAGCAAAAGAATGGGCCATCCTGTTTGAATCGCGCACCTTTGTTGATCAGCGCGGTGACACATTGCATTACCAATTGTTGAAGCCCTTGGACGTTGATCCGCAAAAGAAATATCCCCTCGTCGTCTGTCTTCCTTATGGCGGCGGTGTGGAAGGTTGTCCACCGGCGCAGGTGCTACTGACGGATCCCTACAGAAAAAAATATCCAGCCTTCTTGTTTGTCCCCTACTGCCGGCCCGGATCAGGATGGGGTGGCGTGCCCCGCTATCCCACGGTGGACACTTTGGTTTTTGATGCTCTCCACGCGCTGGAAGATGAGTTTAAAACGATCGATGAAAACCGGCGCTATGTGACCGGCGTATCACGAGGTGGCTATGGATCGTGGCATTTTATCTGCACCCGTCCCGACCTCTTTGCGGCTGCCATACCCGTTTGTGGTGGCGAAGACCCGAACCTTGCCGCCAACGCCGTTGACGTATCGGTGTGGGCTTTTCACGGCGAGAAAGACCGGAACGTGCTCGTGCAACAATCGCGGGACATGGTCGCCGCAATAAAACAAGCCGGTGGTCATCCGCGCTACACGGAATTTCCGGATGCCGGCCACGACATCTGGGACCGGGTCAACAACACGTCCGGTTTGTGGAATTGGCTTTTTGAGCAAAGACGTGATTCGTTGGCTGTGCGGGATTAG
- a CDS encoding ABC transporter permease — protein MIRNYLVVAWRNLVRNRVFSTINIAGLAIGLSICGLIYQYIQFERSYDRFNVNADRLYRVTLGNIDPDHSQHTSATNHPAVAPAMKADFPEVEAFSRLARTNFFVSSVTLSTQDKKGNAVAFNEEKMFLADGPFLTMFSYPLLQGNPATALKEPNSIVISEAISKKFFGDEPALGKQLSLNREVNLTVTGVLKDVPQNSHLSFNVLVSFSSLSEKWGYDQWRWPEFYNYILLKPGTNAAALQSKLPAFIDKYLGDVKREYKWDIHMFLQPVPSIHLTSNLALEQDTNGSERVVYFLGLLGIFILVVAWINYINLSTAKSLERSKEVGLRKVVGASKRQLVIQFFFDAFLVNFMAMVVSAGVLVVAMPFFERMVEKNISGVLYEHGLWANPGILILAVVILFTGTLLVGAYPALLLSSFNPAQVLKGKFYKSASGQWLRQGLVSFQYMLSIFLIAGTIAMYRQLSFMQKQDLGYAKDQVLVLKTPAVFDSTIMTHVSWFKDAVGRLASVKNATVSNGVPGKVLLARNGARRINQAPDADFACYQKSIDENFLSTFGITLLAGHDLTKKDVFVYDQEAPILINEIMSQKLGFAKPEDALHEKITFGMGPRAQHGEIVGVVKNYHQVSLHENYTPMMFINPEFFSFNYISIHLGNGNMTASIDAVKKIYDEAFPNNAFEYFFLDEYFNRQYNADIRLGSVFGVFTVLAIIIACMGLLGLSIFAVVHRTKEVGIRKVLGASVTTILALFSRDFIKLLLVAYFIATPLVYFAVNRWLSSFAFHISPGWDIYVVPLIILLIISISTVGFICFRAATANPTNSLRQE, from the coding sequence ATGATCCGGAATTATCTGGTCGTGGCCTGGCGCAACCTTGTGAGGAACCGGGTGTTTTCGACCATCAACATCGCAGGACTCGCCATCGGGCTGTCCATTTGCGGTCTGATCTATCAATACATTCAGTTCGAGCGGAGCTACGACCGGTTCAATGTCAACGCCGATCGACTGTATCGCGTCACCCTGGGCAACATCGACCCCGACCATTCCCAACACACTTCGGCCACCAACCATCCCGCGGTGGCCCCCGCCATGAAGGCTGATTTTCCCGAGGTAGAGGCGTTTTCGCGGTTGGCGCGCACCAACTTCTTTGTCAGCTCGGTCACGCTCTCCACGCAGGATAAAAAAGGAAATGCCGTCGCGTTCAATGAAGAAAAAATGTTTCTCGCCGACGGCCCGTTCCTCACCATGTTTTCCTACCCCTTGCTACAGGGCAATCCGGCTACCGCATTGAAGGAGCCGAATTCCATCGTCATCTCCGAGGCCATCAGCAAAAAATTCTTTGGCGATGAGCCGGCACTGGGAAAACAATTGAGCCTGAACCGCGAAGTTAACCTCACGGTCACCGGCGTGTTAAAAGATGTTCCCCAAAACTCGCACCTGTCGTTCAACGTGCTCGTCTCCTTCTCCTCCCTCAGCGAGAAGTGGGGATATGACCAATGGCGCTGGCCGGAGTTCTACAACTATATCTTACTCAAACCGGGAACAAACGCAGCTGCCTTACAAAGCAAACTTCCAGCGTTTATCGACAAATACCTGGGCGATGTGAAGCGCGAATACAAATGGGATATCCACATGTTCCTGCAACCGGTGCCCTCCATTCACCTCACCTCCAACCTGGCCCTGGAACAAGACACCAACGGCAGCGAACGCGTGGTCTACTTCCTCGGCTTGCTGGGCATCTTTATCCTGGTCGTGGCCTGGATCAACTACATCAACCTGTCTACGGCCAAGTCGTTGGAGCGCAGCAAGGAAGTGGGACTCCGCAAGGTGGTAGGCGCCAGCAAGCGTCAACTGGTGATCCAATTCTTTTTCGATGCTTTCCTCGTGAATTTTATGGCGATGGTGGTCTCCGCCGGTGTGCTGGTGGTGGCGATGCCGTTCTTCGAGCGGATGGTCGAAAAGAACATCAGCGGTGTGTTGTATGAACACGGCTTGTGGGCCAACCCCGGCATTTTAATTCTGGCAGTTGTCATTCTTTTTACCGGTACGCTTTTGGTGGGTGCCTATCCCGCCCTGCTCTTGTCGTCGTTCAATCCGGCGCAGGTGTTGAAAGGAAAATTCTATAAGTCGGCGTCGGGTCAGTGGCTGCGGCAAGGGCTTGTCTCCTTTCAATATATGTTGTCGATTTTCCTGATCGCCGGCACGATCGCCATGTACCGTCAATTGTCGTTCATGCAGAAACAAGATCTGGGCTATGCGAAAGACCAGGTGTTGGTGCTGAAGACGCCGGCCGTGTTCGACTCCACGATCATGACCCACGTCTCCTGGTTCAAAGATGCCGTGGGTCGATTGGCGTCCGTAAAAAATGCCACCGTCTCCAATGGTGTTCCGGGCAAAGTGCTGCTGGCCCGCAACGGCGCTCGCCGGATCAACCAGGCTCCCGACGCAGATTTTGCCTGCTACCAAAAATCGATCGATGAAAATTTTCTTTCCACGTTCGGCATCACCCTGCTGGCCGGCCACGACCTGACAAAGAAAGACGTGTTTGTCTATGACCAGGAAGCGCCGATCCTCATCAATGAGATCATGAGTCAGAAGCTGGGCTTTGCCAAACCGGAAGATGCCCTGCACGAAAAGATAACGTTTGGCATGGGACCAAGAGCGCAACACGGCGAGATTGTAGGCGTCGTCAAAAACTATCACCAGGTCTCGCTGCACGAGAACTATACGCCGATGATGTTTATCAATCCCGAATTCTTTTCCTTTAATTACATCTCCATTCACCTGGGCAACGGCAACATGACGGCATCGATCGACGCTGTCAAAAAAATCTACGACGAGGCTTTCCCCAATAATGCCTTTGAATACTTTTTCCTCGACGAATACTTCAACCGTCAATACAACGCCGACATCCGGCTGGGCAGCGTCTTTGGCGTCTTCACCGTCCTGGCCATCATCATTGCCTGTATGGGCTTGCTGGGACTTTCCATTTTCGCCGTGGTCCACCGCACAAAAGAAGTAGGCATCCGCAAAGTGCTGGGCGCGTCTGTAACGACCATCCTGGCCTTGTTCTCCCGCGACTTCATAAAGCTCCTGTTGGTGGCCTATTTCATCGCCACGCCCCTCGTGTATTTTGCCGTGAACCGCTGGCTGTCAAGCTTTGCCTTTCATATTTCCCCGGGTTGGGATATCTATGTCGTGCCACTGATCATTTTATTGATCATCTCTATTTCAACCGTGGGTTTTATTTGTTTCCGGGCCGCCACCGCCAACCCGACAAATTCGTTGCGGCAGGAATAA
- a CDS encoding 3-keto-disaccharide hydrolase, giving the protein MRLSILLLFIVLASTKGFSQKASWTKLLNEKDLTGWDTYLGPSYDTVQNTWDHTPLGLNADPLKVFSIVTIDGHAALRVSGQRFGGISTQQAFKNYHLRLEFKWGETKSHPKKNSKRDSGLLYHAVGAHGADFGFWMRSQEFQLQEGDCGDYWGVAGGSFEVAAMKDSADYVYNPKGKLLLFNEKSPQGRHCIKNPDAEKPSGEWNVVELYCYGSTAVHIMNGKVVMVLQQSSQLDDGKSTPLQEGKIQLQSEGAEVYYRNVEIQAIHKIPAGLLK; this is encoded by the coding sequence ATGCGCTTATCGATCTTACTTTTGTTTATAGTCCTGGCTTCAACAAAAGGCTTTTCCCAAAAGGCTTCCTGGACAAAATTATTGAATGAAAAAGATCTGACCGGCTGGGACACCTATTTAGGTCCCTCTTACGACACGGTTCAAAATACCTGGGATCACACGCCGCTTGGGTTGAACGCCGATCCCTTAAAGGTCTTTTCCATCGTGACCATCGATGGGCATGCGGCACTGAGAGTATCCGGCCAACGTTTCGGAGGCATTTCTACACAACAGGCATTCAAGAACTATCACCTGAGGTTAGAGTTCAAATGGGGCGAAACAAAATCGCATCCCAAGAAAAACAGCAAGCGCGACAGCGGCTTGTTATATCACGCCGTTGGCGCTCATGGGGCGGACTTCGGTTTTTGGATGCGCTCACAGGAATTTCAACTTCAGGAAGGCGACTGTGGCGACTATTGGGGTGTCGCCGGTGGCTCATTTGAAGTAGCCGCGATGAAAGATTCTGCTGACTACGTTTACAATCCCAAGGGAAAGCTGCTGTTGTTCAATGAGAAATCCCCTCAAGGAAGACACTGTATAAAAAATCCCGATGCAGAAAAACCGTCCGGAGAATGGAATGTTGTGGAGCTCTATTGCTACGGGAGCACCGCTGTGCACATAATGAATGGAAAAGTGGTCATGGTGTTGCAACAGTCCAGTCAGCTCGACGACGGCAAGTCGACGCCGTTGCAGGAAGGGAAGATCCAATTGCAAAGCGAAGGTGCCGAGGTTTATTATCGGAACGTCGAGATTCAGGCCATTCATAAAATACCAGCCGGTTTACTGAAGTGA
- a CDS encoding amylo-alpha-1,6-glucosidase, whose protein sequence is MKFDKKTLSDFDQSLRLEWLETNGIGGYASGTVSGANSRKYHGLLVSAQHPPVGRMVALSKLEETLVVRGPGNTEERFELGANQYPGAVHPKGFQYLKSFERQLFPVFTYEAGGVEIRKTIAAVHGENTTLVIYDVVRARRPFTLELLPLSSCRDFHSLTFANDAIGTQYIFDDGVFRTLNYQTCPEIFIAVPGSRFTENQTWYRNFEYAVEQERGLDYREDLYTLGNFSITLKKGDTLGVIISTDDPTGKDAAKLFARETKRREGLISKFSGNENLKRLALAADQFIVKRGELSTVLAGYPWFADWGRDTMIALPGLCLVTGRFDEAKKILLQFASVVSEGMLPNRFSDREEPPEYNTIDATLWFFQAIYHYYNGTKDKSFLKKILPVLEEIMTWHEKGTRYNIKVDEADGLLSGGQEGVQLTWMDAKVQDWVVTPRRGKAVEINVLWYNALCIMNFLLTENGKADMGKPYAVKAEKVKEQFNIQFWNEAQQALFDYITATEKNSALRPNQVFAISLPFPLLTKERAKKVLATVTDHLLTPKGLRSLSPDDAEYKPVYLGNLWYRDGAYHQGTVWSFLLGPYIDAVMYVKEDKGKAEAARLLLKFFNHLDEACIGSVSEVFDGETPHAPRGCVAQAWGVAEALRVAVRYDLT, encoded by the coding sequence ATGAAGTTTGACAAGAAAACACTTTCAGATTTTGATCAGTCCCTGCGTTTGGAGTGGCTGGAGACAAACGGTATAGGAGGGTACGCCAGTGGAACGGTTTCCGGCGCAAATTCGCGTAAGTATCATGGCTTGCTGGTGTCGGCACAACATCCGCCGGTGGGGCGTATGGTGGCGTTGTCGAAGTTGGAGGAAACACTGGTGGTGAGAGGGCCGGGCAACACAGAAGAACGTTTTGAGCTGGGCGCCAACCAATATCCCGGTGCCGTACACCCCAAAGGATTCCAATATCTGAAAAGTTTCGAACGGCAACTTTTTCCCGTGTTTACCTATGAGGCCGGCGGCGTCGAGATCCGAAAGACCATTGCCGCCGTGCACGGCGAAAACACAACGCTGGTGATATACGACGTGGTCCGCGCCCGGCGACCGTTCACGTTAGAGTTGCTGCCGTTGAGTTCATGCCGCGACTTTCACAGCCTCACCTTTGCCAACGATGCGATTGGCACCCAGTATATTTTTGACGATGGTGTTTTTCGTACACTGAATTATCAGACCTGCCCGGAGATCTTTATCGCCGTGCCCGGTTCGCGCTTCACTGAAAATCAAACCTGGTATCGGAATTTTGAATATGCCGTGGAGCAGGAGCGAGGGCTGGACTATCGCGAGGATCTTTATACACTGGGCAATTTTTCTATCACCTTGAAGAAGGGCGATACCTTGGGCGTAATCATTTCCACGGACGACCCCACCGGAAAAGACGCGGCCAAACTGTTTGCCCGGGAGACAAAAAGAAGGGAAGGTCTGATCAGTAAATTTTCCGGCAACGAAAACCTGAAGCGTCTCGCGCTCGCTGCCGATCAGTTCATTGTGAAGCGAGGAGAGCTCAGCACCGTCCTCGCGGGCTATCCTTGGTTTGCCGATTGGGGCCGCGACACCATGATCGCGTTGCCCGGGCTGTGCCTGGTCACCGGCCGATTTGATGAGGCCAAGAAAATCCTGCTTCAGTTTGCGAGCGTCGTCAGCGAAGGCATGCTCCCCAACCGTTTCTCCGACCGCGAAGAACCACCCGAATATAACACGATCGACGCCACCCTTTGGTTTTTCCAGGCCATCTATCACTACTACAACGGCACGAAAGACAAGTCCTTCTTAAAAAAGATCCTTCCCGTCCTGGAAGAGATCATGACCTGGCACGAGAAGGGCACACGCTACAACATCAAGGTCGACGAGGCCGATGGCTTGCTGTCGGGAGGCCAGGAGGGCGTGCAACTCACCTGGATGGATGCCAAGGTGCAAGACTGGGTGGTGACGCCCCGTCGCGGCAAGGCCGTTGAGATCAACGTGCTTTGGTACAACGCCCTCTGCATCATGAATTTTCTCCTGACCGAAAATGGCAAAGCCGACATGGGGAAACCCTATGCCGTCAAAGCGGAAAAGGTAAAAGAACAATTCAACATTCAGTTCTGGAACGAAGCGCAGCAAGCGCTGTTTGATTACATCACGGCTACGGAAAAAAACAGTGCCCTGCGCCCCAACCAGGTCTTCGCCATAAGTCTGCCGTTTCCCTTGCTTACCAAAGAGCGCGCGAAAAAAGTCCTGGCGACGGTCACCGATCATTTGCTGACACCAAAGGGACTGCGCAGCTTGTCGCCAGACGACGCTGAATATAAGCCCGTTTACTTAGGCAATCTCTGGTATCGCGACGGCGCCTATCACCAAGGCACGGTGTGGAGCTTCCTGCTGGGGCCGTATATCGATGCCGTGATGTATGTGAAAGAAGACAAGGGTAAAGCGGAAGCTGCGCGTCTTCTCCTAAAATTCTTCAACCACCTCGACGAAGCCTGCATCGGATCGGTTTCTGAAGTTTTCGACGGCGAGACGCCACATGCCCCGAGAGGCTGTGTGGCACAGGCCTGGGGAGTGGCAGAAGCATTGCGTGTAGCGGTCAGATATGACTTGACTTGA
- a CDS encoding L,D-transpeptidase family protein, with amino-acid sequence MKKLPLLVFLAVCFGGCKETSHLTDQAGADSLRQQKMQDAELVAGNFSDQTSFHFDSSALLSFVKKYPDFASYAGDLEKFYRARGYSYAWYDRRGLIEQATGLFNRIQNLNDDGLTKSLPYIRMFQALMDDRDTLLQREPMNAEAELMLTSQYFSFARHVWQGIGEDETRKLEWYLPRKKLDLKTLMDSLLLHSSGHPFVAREPVYRQYALLKSYLKKYRDIESAGGWKPISPEKKSYHKGDSSIAVRQIRKRLFVSGEYGGDTTSLLFTEDLEAAVKSFQESRGANDDGIVGTGMIREMNIPVGDIVEKIVVNMERCRWVPERMDGDYMVVNIPSFKLYVYQSDSLVWDMNIVAGQVLHQTVIFTGDLKYIVFSPYWNVPTSILQNEIMPGIQSDPDYLEKHNMERVGNMVRQKPGPRNSLGLVKFLFPNSYSIYFHDTPSKSLFSKDNRAFSHGCVRLAEPKKLAQYLLRNDPEWTSAKIDASMNSGQEKYVTLKKTVPVLIAYLTAFVGRDGKLNLRNDVYNMDTRLGQMMFQ; translated from the coding sequence ATGAAAAAGCTCCCCCTGTTGGTCTTCCTTGCGGTCTGTTTTGGCGGCTGCAAAGAAACCTCCCATCTCACGGACCAAGCCGGCGCCGATTCCTTACGACAGCAGAAAATGCAAGACGCCGAACTCGTGGCCGGCAATTTCAGCGACCAAACATCCTTTCATTTTGACAGCAGTGCCTTGCTTTCGTTTGTCAAAAAGTACCCCGACTTTGCTTCCTACGCCGGGGATCTTGAGAAATTCTATCGCGCCCGTGGCTATTCCTATGCCTGGTATGACCGCCGCGGACTGATCGAACAGGCCACGGGTTTATTCAACCGGATTCAAAATCTCAACGACGATGGCCTCACCAAGAGCCTGCCCTACATCCGCATGTTCCAGGCGCTGATGGACGACCGGGACACGCTGCTGCAACGCGAGCCGATGAACGCCGAGGCGGAATTGATGCTCACCTCGCAATACTTTAGTTTTGCCCGTCACGTCTGGCAAGGCATTGGCGAGGATGAGACGCGCAAACTGGAGTGGTATCTGCCCCGCAAAAAACTCGATCTCAAAACGCTGATGGACTCGCTTCTCCTCCATTCGTCAGGGCATCCCTTTGTGGCGCGTGAACCCGTTTACCGTCAATACGCCTTGTTGAAATCATATCTAAAAAAATACCGGGACATCGAATCGGCCGGTGGCTGGAAACCCATTTCACCGGAAAAGAAATCCTATCACAAGGGCGATTCGTCGATAGCCGTTCGTCAGATTCGCAAGCGGTTATTTGTCTCCGGAGAATACGGAGGGGACACGACATCCTTGCTTTTCACCGAAGATCTTGAGGCCGCCGTCAAGAGTTTCCAGGAAAGTCGTGGCGCCAACGACGATGGCATTGTGGGAACGGGCATGATCCGTGAAATGAATATACCCGTGGGAGATATCGTCGAAAAGATCGTCGTCAATATGGAGCGATGCCGTTGGGTGCCTGAGCGCATGGATGGAGATTATATGGTGGTCAATATTCCTTCCTTTAAGCTTTATGTGTATCAGTCCGATTCGCTGGTTTGGGATATGAACATCGTGGCGGGTCAAGTCCTTCATCAAACCGTGATCTTTACCGGCGATCTGAAGTACATTGTGTTCAGTCCCTATTGGAACGTGCCCACGAGCATCCTACAAAACGAGATCATGCCGGGCATTCAAAGTGATCCGGATTACCTGGAGAAACATAACATGGAACGGGTCGGCAATATGGTACGGCAAAAGCCGGGTCCGCGAAATTCGCTCGGCCTGGTCAAGTTTCTCTTTCCCAACAGCTACAGCATCTATTTTCACGACACACCGTCCAAAAGCCTGTTCAGCAAAGACAACCGGGCCTTTAGCCATGGCTGCGTCCGGTTGGCGGAACCAAAAAAATTGGCCCAATATCTTTTACGAAACGATCCCGAATGGACGTCTGCGAAAATCGACGCGTCCATGAATTCGGGTCAGGAAAAATATGTGACGCTCAAAAAAACGGTCCCCGTTCTGATCGCCTACCTCACGGCATTTGTCGGCCGCGATGGCAAATTAAATCTGCGCAACGACGTCTATAACATGGACACGCGGCTGGGGCAGATGATGTTTCAATAG